From Drosophila santomea strain STO CAGO 1482 chromosome 2R, Prin_Dsan_1.1, whole genome shotgun sequence:
GCCACTCCCTCGGGCAGGACGCACTGCTGGGCCCTCATCCTGTGCCTCTTCATGTGAGTCCCATAGTCACTAGTCAGTCATCTGATCCGAAGCCACTGCTTAACACCACATGTATGTATAGGTAGCTAGGGTGCTTCATAAAGTTAACCTTAATCCAGTCAAGTGACTTGGAACTTTTGTATACAGTTGCGTAAAAGggaattgaaatgtttttttaatagAATTTAATCAGTAATAATTCTATAGATGTGTTAACAATCTAGATATGTTTGCGTATCGCCCAAGCAAACATCTTTTATAACTTGTTTTATTGCCAACTCGTTACAATACCTTGGTTAACTACTAAAATGCGAAAAAGCTACGCCCATGAACCACTTGCGGCCCCTTATCGTCGGGGAAAAACAATAGGTTTCTACAGGTATTGCGACTGTATGCAGGTGATACGTGAAAACATTGTTATCtcaactggaactggaactggagtTGAGTCAGATAACGAGTGGGGTGGCCTGGAAAGGGGGTGAAAGCAAGCAAACTGACTGATATCAGCCAATTCGGAATTAGAGTTCTGACTAATAGTTCAATTCCCCGAAACTATCCATCTAATCCATCTCCTTTCCACTCCATCCACAGCTGCTGGCCCTGCGTGTGTCTGCCGTACTGCATGGACTCCTGCCAGAATGCCAACCACTACTGCCCCAACTGCAGTGCCTACATCGGCACCTACGAGAACTAACCAACTAACGTCTATTTCTATTTATGCATAAATGTAGAAAACCTTAAGCACTAGCGTCATAACTCACTGAAATTGAATTGTAAATATACAAACTGTCACGCATTAAACTCATGAGACTCACacaggaaacggaaatgcGACAAGATATCTTGGGACTAAGCACTCTTTGCCATCTTTTCCGAGTAATACGAGTAGAttataaagtaatttaaattttttcaaaaatttagACGATAAAGTGGCCACTATTTGTTATTTACCACAACATTCTGTGTATTAAGATAATAGCTGACTGCCCTTTAAACAAGTTTCGATTGATCATTGCGAGAAACTAACGGCAACAGGTTAATGGCCATTTTATAATAATCTTATTACTATCGCGTAAAAAGCCTAATCAGTAATCAGGATCATAAATAGCCAATTGGTGGGGCTGTATCAAAAGCAATATAAGCAAGTTGTCTGGAAAACAGCCGCCCTTTTGGCACCAAATGGCACAGAGTCACTGGAACCAATGTCAATCGATCAGGTGCTGCACATGCCGACTCCTCTTGTACCCTCTTGTATCCACAGCGTCACAGTAGGTGGTTTCACCTAAAAAGTACCTGTCAATTAGTCAGAAAAGATAACGATTGCGACAGAGCAGTGTTGTCATTAAATGGCGGGCCATTTCAGTGCATGCCCCGCCGCAGACATGAGCAGCACATGGGTGGGCACAGCTCCAGCACCGGTGGACACGGAAATGGTGACCGTTACCGCGCAGCCAGACTGTGGGGTTGAGGTGACCCAGATACCCGTCTACACCCTGAACGCAGTGGGGGCGGGTGCACTGCCACCGACTGTGGGCACCAAGCCGGTGAGGGTGCGGTGTCCGTCCTGCAAGGGCGAGGTCACCACCAGTCTGGTCACGGCCCCCACCTACAAGACCCACCTGTGCGGCCTGTCCTTGTACATCTGCTGGTGAGTGGTGCGGTGCGTCAGGATGCCACCGGGTTTACTAACTGCTTTGCTTACTCGATTTCCCAGCTGCTGGCCCTTCATCTGCCTGCCCTACTTCATCAACTACTGCAAGAGTGTGCAGCACTACTGTCCCAACTGTGGATGCTACATAGGGAGCTACAGCATTTGATCAAGAGCTGCCCCTCCGCACTGCCAGCCATCCTTTCCACGTGAAGACCTAATCAACTTTAGCCATATATAGAAACAATAAGTAATAACAACGTTTTAAAGTTTACTTCTTTTTGTTAGTAGTAGCCATCtgtacatttttaatgaaaattataagttttaaaagtaattttgGGGCACGttactcatacgcaccgttTAATTTTCTGGTCCATATTATCGATAATTTCTCGATTGTACTCATAAAGTTTGTGCCCCAAATACTCTGAAGATAAGGTGATCGATAATCTGAATTCCGAATCTATTGAATACCGTGTAAGCCGATAAGGCAGTTTTCGGCTAACTGTCATCGATATCAtcgatgtacatacatatgtagtttCTTGAGTGAGAGGCCAGCGATCCTCTAGTTGTCCCGCTCCATCCTGAAGTACTCAACACgtactttgtttttgttttcgccgaAGCGAAGCACATGCATTTCGGGAGCTTTCAGTATTGTATCAGTTCGCGGTTTGCTGTGGTCGGTATTTAACTGTAAGCAACGGGTTGTTCCGCTCGCTGTGATTTAAAGAATATTCGAGTAGTATCTAAAATGGACTACAAGCGCGTGGACTCCCCGCCGGCCTATTCGGATGACTTCGCC
This genomic window contains:
- the LOC120446596 gene encoding lipopolysaccharide-induced tumor necrosis factor-alpha factor homolog, which translates into the protein MAGHFSACPAADMSSTWVGTAPAPVDTEMVTVTAQPDCGVEVTQIPVYTLNAVGAGALPPTVGTKPVRVRCPSCKGEVTTSLVTAPTYKTHLCGLSLYICCCWPFICLPYFINYCKSVQHYCPNCGCYIGSYSI